Proteins co-encoded in one Candidatus Zixiibacteriota bacterium genomic window:
- a CDS encoding T9SS type A sorting domain-containing protein, translating to MLIQIRIIPILLLVLILALFITASARIRHVPDEYSTIQTGINDCSNGDTLLVQPGRYVENLIFYGQNFVLASLLAITDNLSYIDSTIIDGNSNGSVLTFNIGESRLCVVKGFTIENGYNQNGGGIYCEHSSPTIAYNRICNNEARYSSGHGYGGGIYCEYADPLIANNIIDHNTAAGLFGGDGGGISIEDSNPVLINNTFTRNTAERWGGGMRCSHSYSTIINCIFWSNMGDSGNIEIFNQYGAPDIIYSDIYAGWDGEGNINANPEFRDPDNGNFHLMAIEYGYQYDSPCIDVGSPNINDILLDSLWGLGIPISDMGAYGGGDTSVSISESITASLPEQPELSQNYPNPFNPAATIKFSLPEPSAVKLKIYDITGREIVALVDEYKHAGVYKVSFDAANLSSGIYFYRLTADSFSESKRMIYLK from the coding sequence ATGCTAATCCAAATACGAATAATACCAATATTATTATTGGTATTAATTTTAGCGTTATTCATCACAGCATCGGCCAGAATTAGACATGTTCCGGATGAATATTCAACAATCCAGACCGGAATAAATGACTGCTCTAATGGCGATACGCTGTTAGTTCAGCCGGGAAGGTATGTTGAAAACCTGATATTTTACGGTCAAAATTTTGTCTTAGCCTCACTATTAGCAATCACTGACAATCTATCATATATCGACTCGACTATCATCGATGGGAACTCCAACGGCTCGGTTTTGACATTTAACATTGGAGAAAGCCGTTTGTGTGTTGTAAAAGGATTTACAATTGAAAATGGCTACAACCAAAATGGAGGCGGCATCTATTGCGAACATTCAAGTCCAACCATTGCTTATAACAGAATATGCAATAACGAGGCTCGATATAGCAGCGGTCATGGTTATGGCGGCGGGATTTACTGCGAATATGCCGACCCCTTAATAGCCAATAATATTATCGACCACAATACAGCTGCCGGTCTTTTTGGCGGCGATGGCGGCGGGATTTCAATCGAAGACTCAAATCCTGTACTTATCAACAACACTTTTACCAGAAATACAGCTGAACGATGGGGCGGCGGTATGCGCTGTTCGCATTCTTATTCAACTATTATTAACTGCATTTTCTGGTCTAATATGGGTGATTCGGGGAACATTGAGATTTTTAACCAGTATGGCGCTCCTGATATTATCTATAGCGATATTTATGCTGGCTGGGATGGCGAGGGAAATATCAATGCCAATCCGGAGTTTCGCGATCCAGACAATGGTAATTTTCACCTGATGGCTATCGAATACGGCTATCAGTATGATTCACCTTGTATTGATGTTGGCAGCCCGAATATTAATGACATATTATTAGATAGCCTATGGGGATTAGGGATACCGATAAGTGATATGGGCGCATATGGCGGCGGTGATACTTCCGTATCAATCTCTGAAAGTATTACAGCATCACTGCCAGAACAGCCAGAGCTTTCACAAAACTATCCCAACCCTTTTAATCCAGCAGCGACAATTAAATTTTCTTTACCTGAACCATCGGCAGTTAAGCTTAAGATATATGATATTACAGGACGTGAAATTGTAGCATTAGTCGATGAGTATAAACATGCTGGAGTTTATAAAGTCAGTTTTGATGCTGCCAATTTATCCAGCGGCATTTATTTTTACCGTCTAACAGCTGATAGTTTTTCTGAATCGAAACGAATGATTTATTTAAAATAG
- a CDS encoding outer membrane protein transport protein, giving the protein MTKKAFLICMVFFIMSVAVYGGGFALSGVGSKAIGMGGAFRGLADNWSAAYWNPAGLAQLSQSELNMMAITITPMPEYKPDITYDGFDVGYKNGEFRYPKYKTHFAPNGSGFYKIANKEDITFGVAIFAPYALGSDWDIFDPIYNDVVVPFPEIDHGANLKVVDIHPSFAKSFMDNQLMVGAGFSFMRGEIDFQKTVLIPTSLPRPHDNAAINAFLHGEGWGYGANFGILYKLSDNLQLGISGKTPATLKLDGENNSTLYAIDNISLQQTAIRQASNAAELALIDFIFSTEEVGAPSWTREASADLKLPADIGLGIAYKATEKMTLTMDFSYTLWSGLDSILINLEGADPPAYDSTQNTSVIRTQWEDIFRFSAGGLYQVFDPFQLRFGFYMDPSPIPDETFSPLFMDIGTKYSGNIGAAISVSGWEIGCNFEYIHFSEREIINETSNSFDFDNYPGLFRAYLIANHLSITYRF; this is encoded by the coding sequence ATGACAAAAAAAGCATTTCTTATTTGTATGGTATTTTTTATTATGTCAGTTGCCGTATATGGTGGTGGTTTCGCTTTATCTGGTGTTGGATCCAAGGCGATTGGAATGGGCGGAGCATTCAGAGGTTTGGCCGATAACTGGAGCGCTGCTTACTGGAATCCTGCCGGATTAGCTCAACTTTCGCAATCGGAGTTAAATATGATGGCTATTACTATCACTCCTATGCCGGAGTACAAACCTGATATTACATACGATGGTTTTGATGTAGGCTATAAAAATGGCGAATTTCGATATCCCAAATATAAAACTCATTTTGCTCCAAACGGGTCTGGTTTTTACAAAATAGCTAATAAAGAAGATATAACTTTTGGTGTAGCGATATTTGCTCCCTATGCTTTAGGCTCAGACTGGGACATCTTCGATCCTATTTATAATGATGTCGTTGTTCCTTTTCCCGAAATTGATCATGGAGCTAATTTGAAAGTTGTCGATATACATCCCTCTTTTGCCAAGTCTTTTATGGACAATCAACTAATGGTTGGAGCCGGATTTTCTTTCATGAGAGGTGAAATCGATTTCCAGAAAACGGTCTTAATTCCCACATCTCTTCCTCGTCCGCATGACAATGCTGCAATTAATGCGTTTTTACATGGCGAGGGCTGGGGTTATGGCGCAAATTTTGGAATATTATATAAGCTGTCTGATAATCTCCAACTGGGTATTTCGGGAAAGACACCCGCTACTCTTAAACTGGATGGAGAAAACAATTCTACGCTTTACGCCATTGATAATATAAGTCTTCAGCAGACCGCTATTAGACAGGCATCTAATGCGGCGGAATTAGCTTTGATTGATTTTATCTTTTCGACTGAAGAAGTTGGAGCGCCAAGTTGGACAAGGGAAGCATCGGCAGACCTTAAACTTCCAGCTGACATAGGATTGGGCATTGCTTACAAAGCCACCGAAAAGATGACGCTTACTATGGATTTTTCCTACACTCTATGGTCTGGCCTTGATTCAATTTTAATTAATCTGGAAGGCGCAGACCCGCCCGCTTATGATTCAACCCAGAATACATCTGTTATCAGGACTCAATGGGAAGATATTTTTAGATTTAGCGCCGGCGGTCTTTACCAGGTTTTCGACCCGTTCCAATTGCGGTTTGGTTTCTATATGGATCCATCTCCTATTCCCGATGAGACATTTAGCCCGTTGTTTATGGATATAGGCACAAAATACAGTGGAAATATAGGAGCCGCTATTAGCGTGAGCGGTTGGGAAATCGGCTGCAATTTCGAATATATTCATTTTAGCGAAAGAGAAATTATCAATGAGACCAGCAATAGTTTCGATTTTGATAATTATCCCGGCCTGTTTAGGGCATATTTAATAGCAAATCACTTATCAATAACATATAGATTTTAA
- a CDS encoding site-specific integrase: MVNSSPADKHAGLSRIRILREFFAHKHIRYLNDITPGLLDEFRVEVLADRKPKTVKNYIALLRTALNKAVEWELIDLNPIANVKLPKIIKTFHFYSQNEVEILIKEAFEPLKTGIILLVYTGMRRGELYHLRVRDVDLKAKSIRVWPYEGYSPKGKRPRTIPAATEIVEILQQLIHGKSPDDYMFRPYKCQHQLYKRFREFSQKLGIKGNLHNLRHTFASRLAMSGTPIPVIKDFLGHSDISTTMIYSHLSPNLYQTEIGKLQFKLK; encoded by the coding sequence ATGGTAAACAGCAGCCCAGCTGATAAGCATGCAGGTCTTTCTCGTATTCGTATATTGAGGGAATTCTTTGCACACAAACATATCCGATATCTGAATGATATTACTCCAGGTTTACTTGATGAATTTCGTGTTGAAGTGTTGGCAGATAGAAAACCAAAAACTGTTAAGAATTACATTGCACTGTTACGAACTGCCCTTAACAAAGCAGTTGAATGGGAGTTGATTGATCTTAATCCAATAGCTAATGTAAAACTTCCTAAAATTATTAAGACATTTCATTTCTACAGCCAGAATGAGGTCGAGATACTTATTAAAGAAGCCTTTGAACCGCTTAAAACCGGTATAATATTACTGGTTTATACAGGTATGAGAAGGGGTGAATTATATCATCTACGAGTACGGGATGTTGACCTAAAAGCAAAAAGCATAAGAGTATGGCCATACGAAGGGTATTCCCCGAAAGGTAAGCGTCCCCGGACGATACCGGCAGCTACCGAAATAGTTGAGATTTTGCAGCAGCTTATACATGGTAAATCTCCTGACGATTATATGTTCAGACCATACAAATGCCAGCATCAGTTATATAAACGGTTTCGTGAATTTTCTCAGAAGCTGGGCATAAAAGGAAATCTTCACAATCTTAGACATACCTTTGCCAGCCGCCTGGCTATGTCAGGAACTCCAATTCCGGTAATCAAAGATTTTTTGGGGCATTCAGATATTTCCACCACCATGATTTATTCTCATCTTTCCCCAAATCTCTATCAGACTGAAATCGGAAAACTCCAATTTAAACTCAAATAA